Proteins from a genomic interval of Sporolactobacillus sp. Y61:
- a CDS encoding urease accessory protein UreF codes for MNYRFLIFARKGRFIPLFGILGIIMNNAQVLSLMQLVDSNFPIGNFSHSYGLETYIQEEKIKDRQTMSEWLSVYFGELMLKSDGLGCFLACEALKTQNDASFLKVSERLEAMALAREVREANRKIGVRFLTLGRKLFPDSLLDQFEEKIQAGQMMAHPALVFAIIGYSLDLNKFETTLAFLYSIASSLIQNAVRGIPLGQTEGQLLLQNMGKRLENLVLKMKSLSMDDLGATPPGLEIAQMRHEHLTVRIFMS; via the coding sequence ATGAATTATCGATTCCTTATATTCGCCAGAAAAGGAAGGTTCATACCGCTTTTCGGCATATTGGGCATCATCATGAATAATGCTCAAGTTCTATCATTAATGCAATTAGTTGATTCCAATTTTCCGATTGGCAACTTCAGCCATTCCTATGGACTTGAAACGTACATTCAGGAGGAAAAAATCAAAGACAGGCAAACGATGAGTGAGTGGCTTTCGGTTTATTTTGGGGAATTGATGCTGAAATCAGATGGTCTGGGTTGTTTTCTCGCCTGCGAAGCATTGAAAACGCAAAATGATGCGTCCTTTTTGAAGGTGAGCGAGAGATTGGAAGCCATGGCATTAGCCCGGGAGGTGCGCGAGGCTAATCGCAAAATTGGTGTCCGTTTTTTGACTTTGGGCCGTAAACTGTTTCCTGATTCACTACTTGATCAATTTGAGGAGAAGATTCAAGCAGGACAAATGATGGCTCATCCCGCTCTTGTTTTTGCTATCATTGGATACTCTTTAGATCTAAATAAGTTTGAGACAACATTGGCATTTTTGTACAGTATAGCGTCCAGCTTGATTCAAAATGCCGTTAGGGGCATTCCACTCGGTCAGACAGAAGGACAGCTTTTGCTTCAGAATATGGGAAAGAGACTGGAAAACCTTGTGTTGAAAATGAAATCCTTGTCAATGGATGACCTGGGAGCCACTCCTCCTGGTTTGGAGATAGCTCAGATGCGACATGAACATCTGACAGTCAGAATTTTTATGAGTTAA
- the ureE gene encoding urease accessory protein UreE, with amino-acid sequence MIIEKIKGNINTILPEKQKAFHIEKVFLESSDLLKRIQRVKTDHEREIGIRLSAHTELHTGDILYQKDNQLIIVDVLPEEVLAIHPGSIQEMGKIAYQLGNRHLPVQFEGNEMLVQYDYLVEDLLNELSIPYIRQKRKVHTAFRHIGHHHE; translated from the coding sequence ATGATTATTGAAAAAATAAAAGGCAATATTAATACAATTTTACCTGAGAAACAGAAAGCTTTTCATATTGAAAAGGTGTTTTTGGAAAGTAGTGATTTATTAAAACGTATTCAACGTGTAAAAACGGATCATGAACGTGAGATCGGAATCCGTCTTTCTGCACATACGGAATTACATACAGGCGATATTTTGTATCAGAAAGACAATCAATTAATCATTGTGGATGTCCTACCGGAAGAAGTGCTCGCTATACACCCAGGTTCTATACAGGAAATGGGGAAAATCGCTTATCAGTTAGGGAACAGGCATTTACCGGTACAGTTTGAGGGGAATGAGATGTTGGTTCAGTATGACTATCTCGTGGAAGACCTTCTTAATGAATTATCGATTCCTTATATTCGCCAGAAAAGGAAGGTTCATACCGCTTTTCGGCATATTGGGCATCATCATGAATAA
- the ureC gene encoding urease subunit alpha: MSLKMTRKQYAGLYGPTVGDAIRLADTDLFIEIEKDYTHYGDEIVFGGGKVIRDGMGQHPLVVRNDQVPDLVITNAVVVDYTGIYKADLAIRDGNIFKIGKAGNPLVMDGVDIMIGASTEVISGEGKIVTAGGIDSHVHFISPQLVETALMAGITTLLGGGTGPAEGTNATTITPGEWNLHRMIEASEGLPVNLGYLGKGHASADEPLAEQIRAGAIGLKVHEDWGATFAAIDHSLNVADEYDVQVAIHTDTLNEGGFMEHTVEAFKNRVIHTYHTEGAGGGHSPDIIKIASYSNVLPSSTNPTLPYTVNTIDEHLDMLMVCHHLNPSVPEDIAFADSRIRPETIAAEDVLHDMGVISMTSSDSQAMGRIGETIIRTWQTADKMKKQRGKLSEDKGIGDNTRVKRFVSKYTINPAITHGISKYVGSVEVGKMADLVIWDPKFFGVKPDKIIKGGMISYSIMGDANASIPTPQPGIYRPMFGSFGKALPSTCATFVSRYAYDHDLKGQLGLQRQVLPVEGIRNLSKKDMKFNDKTPDIKVDPQTYDVAVDGERITCEPLDRLSMAQRYFLF, translated from the coding sequence ATGTCTCTTAAAATGACTCGAAAACAATATGCAGGTTTGTATGGCCCGACGGTTGGCGATGCCATTCGTTTAGCAGATACGGATTTGTTTATTGAGATTGAAAAGGATTATACACATTATGGAGATGAAATTGTTTTCGGTGGTGGGAAAGTGATCCGTGACGGTATGGGGCAGCATCCTCTTGTTGTCCGGAACGATCAGGTACCCGATTTAGTAATCACAAATGCAGTCGTTGTCGATTATACAGGCATCTACAAAGCGGATTTGGCTATTCGTGATGGTAATATTTTTAAGATTGGTAAGGCGGGCAATCCGCTGGTCATGGATGGTGTGGATATTATGATTGGTGCATCAACTGAAGTGATCTCCGGTGAAGGGAAGATCGTAACAGCCGGCGGGATTGATTCCCATGTCCATTTTATCAGCCCCCAGCTGGTAGAGACTGCATTGATGGCCGGTATCACAACGTTGCTTGGCGGCGGGACAGGACCGGCAGAAGGGACAAATGCCACGACGATTACGCCCGGTGAATGGAATCTTCATCGAATGATTGAGGCTTCTGAAGGATTGCCGGTTAATTTAGGTTACTTAGGAAAAGGACATGCGTCTGCAGACGAACCGTTAGCTGAACAGATCCGAGCAGGAGCTATTGGGCTTAAAGTACATGAGGATTGGGGTGCAACCTTTGCAGCTATAGATCATTCGTTAAATGTCGCTGATGAATATGATGTTCAAGTGGCTATTCATACGGATACACTTAATGAAGGCGGGTTCATGGAACACACAGTTGAAGCATTTAAAAATCGTGTTATCCATACTTATCATACGGAAGGCGCAGGCGGCGGCCATTCGCCGGATATTATCAAAATAGCAAGTTATTCCAATGTTTTGCCTTCATCAACCAACCCAACCTTGCCTTACACGGTCAATACGATTGATGAACATTTAGATATGCTAATGGTTTGCCATCATTTGAATCCAAGTGTGCCAGAAGATATTGCGTTTGCTGATTCTCGTATTCGGCCGGAAACGATTGCTGCAGAAGATGTGCTGCATGATATGGGTGTCATTAGTATGACCAGTTCGGATTCGCAAGCCATGGGACGAATCGGCGAAACGATCATTCGTACGTGGCAAACTGCGGATAAGATGAAAAAACAGCGGGGAAAATTAAGTGAGGACAAAGGGATCGGCGATAACACTCGAGTAAAACGCTTTGTTTCGAAATACACAATCAATCCGGCGATTACGCATGGCATCTCTAAATATGTCGGTTCAGTCGAAGTTGGGAAGATGGCTGATCTGGTGATCTGGGATCCTAAATTTTTTGGTGTGAAACCTGATAAGATTATCAAGGGCGGGATGATTTCTTATAGTATCATGGGTGATGCAAATGCATCTATTCCAACACCGCAGCCGGGTATCTATCGACCGATGTTTGGCTCTTTTGGTAAAGCACTGCCATCAACATGTGCAACGTTTGTCTCCCGATATGCCTATGACCATGATCTTAAGGGACAATTAGGGCTTCAAAGGCAGGTTTTGCCTGTTGAGGGTATTCGGAATTTGTCAAAGAAAGATATGAAATTTAACGATAAAACACCGGATATAAAGGTTGATCCCCAAACCTATGACGTTGCGGTTGATGGAGAACGGATCACATGCGAGCCCTTGGATCGATTGTCTATGGCGCAGAGGTATTTTCTTTTTTAG
- a CDS encoding urease subunit beta, with protein sequence MIPGEYMLQEGEIKCNTGHQTKRMKVFNRGDRPIQVGSHHHFYEVNEALKFDRNAAFGYRLNIPAGLAVRFEPGDGKTIELVELGGEKRVYGLNDKTNGKTDGGLQ encoded by the coding sequence GTGATTCCAGGAGAGTATATGTTACAAGAAGGAGAGATTAAATGTAACACAGGTCATCAAACGAAACGAATGAAAGTATTCAATCGAGGAGATCGTCCGATACAGGTAGGTTCTCATCATCACTTTTATGAGGTCAATGAAGCGCTAAAATTTGATCGAAATGCGGCATTTGGCTATCGATTGAATATTCCCGCTGGACTAGCTGTTCGTTTTGAACCGGGTGATGGTAAAACGATTGAATTAGTTGAGCTGGGCGGAGAGAAAAGAGTATATGGCTTGAACGATAAAACAAATGGGAAAACAGATGGAGGCTTGCAGTGA
- a CDS encoding urease subunit gamma, with product MRLQEREKEKLLIVVAADLARRRKKRGLKLNYPEAIALITYEILEGARDGMSVAELMSYGMQILAREDVMEGIPEMISDVQVEATFPDGTKLVTVHDPIR from the coding sequence ATGAGGTTACAGGAAAGAGAAAAGGAAAAACTGCTCATTGTTGTGGCAGCCGATTTAGCGAGAAGGAGAAAAAAACGGGGGCTTAAGCTCAACTATCCCGAAGCGATAGCATTAATCACCTATGAAATTTTGGAGGGTGCAAGGGACGGTATGAGCGTGGCTGAACTGATGTCTTATGGAATGCAAATTTTAGCAAGGGAAGATGTCATGGAGGGCATTCCGGAGATGATATCCGACGTTCAGGTTGAAGCAACTTTTCCGGACGGGACAAAATTAGTGACGGTTCACGATCCTATTCGATAA
- a CDS encoding IS256 family transposase, whose protein sequence is MAQLHITLDEQLLHQLFLGDSKESGMNALLEAILDQVLQAQASEQLKAEKYERSEARTDYRNGSYPHQLTTRVGKLSLNVPRLRNGHFSTDLFKRYQRSEQALVLSLMEMVINGVSTRRVSHITEELCGTDFSKSTVSDLCGHLDPLVHGWNDRPLEGSYPFLFVDAIYTKVRENGRVRSRGVLISYGVNEKGYRMILGLKVDDSESTEAWKNYFDWLKSRGLKGVDVIVSDDHGGLVGAVQKAFQGATWQRCQAHFLRNVNDRFPDDLQREGAEQVKAILHAPDIETARTLLQSFLDTYQEKASKVTEMVEEAFDDVTAVLSLPEPYRRRLRTTNGMERLNEEFRRREQVIRIFPNRESVIRLMGSVLMEQDEKWSNGRRYLRMDDYFDWKAKQPKVANSSKVTAIYPG, encoded by the coding sequence ATGGCTCAACTACATATTACTCTAGATGAACAACTTTTGCATCAATTATTTCTTGGCGATTCAAAAGAATCTGGCATGAATGCCCTTTTGGAGGCGATTTTAGATCAAGTACTTCAGGCGCAGGCCAGTGAGCAACTGAAAGCCGAAAAATATGAACGTAGTGAGGCCCGGACCGATTACCGAAACGGCTCCTATCCCCACCAACTAACGACCCGTGTGGGCAAGCTTTCGCTGAACGTTCCTCGACTACGCAACGGTCATTTTTCAACCGATCTCTTTAAACGCTATCAGCGCAGTGAACAAGCGCTCGTTTTGTCTTTGATGGAAATGGTGATCAATGGGGTTTCAACACGCCGTGTCAGTCACATCACTGAAGAGCTTTGCGGCACAGACTTCTCGAAGTCGACCGTATCGGATCTTTGCGGACATCTGGATCCACTGGTCCATGGCTGGAATGACCGCCCTCTGGAGGGCAGCTATCCGTTTCTGTTTGTTGATGCGATTTATACAAAGGTGCGTGAAAATGGCCGTGTTCGTTCTCGTGGTGTATTGATTAGTTATGGCGTCAACGAGAAAGGGTATCGCATGATTCTGGGTCTGAAAGTCGATGACAGCGAAAGCACGGAGGCGTGGAAGAACTATTTCGATTGGCTGAAGTCTCGTGGTCTGAAGGGCGTCGATGTGATTGTCAGTGATGATCATGGGGGTCTCGTCGGTGCCGTTCAAAAAGCGTTTCAGGGAGCCACATGGCAACGGTGCCAGGCTCACTTTCTGCGCAACGTAAACGATCGGTTCCCAGATGATTTACAGCGAGAAGGAGCTGAACAGGTAAAAGCGATTCTGCACGCCCCAGACATCGAAACCGCTCGTACGCTCCTTCAGTCTTTTCTGGATACTTATCAGGAGAAAGCGTCTAAAGTGACTGAAATGGTGGAGGAAGCTTTTGATGATGTCACTGCAGTCCTTTCACTTCCGGAGCCGTATCGTCGCCGCCTGCGGACGACAAACGGTATGGAGCGCCTCAATGAAGAATTTCGCCGTCGGGAGCAGGTCATTCGTATTTTTCCTAACCGCGAGTCAGTCATCCGCCTCATGGGTTCTGTTCTCATGGAGCAGGACGAAAAGTGGTCGAACGGCCGGCGCTACCTGAGAATGGATGACTATTTTGACTGGAAAGCGAAACAACCCAAAGTGGCTAATTCCAGTAAAGTGACAGCCATTTATCCAGGATAA
- a CDS encoding sigma 54-interacting transcriptional regulator, which produces MFINSFIKFINVQKKLNLFKNILERETNQNTEGFFLVHNQQIIFSNVVADYLQSKKPSLIKLLLEHLEHLDSTMEKHLRRRVEDEVFDINLQHFMDTDLIHIKPFHIKKAENSKENKIIKFQDIIGMNSKFVTTINIARTAAETDANVLIIGESGTGKELFANAIHNESERRENPFVAVNCGAISKELIYSEFFGYVDGAFTGAKKGGKPGLFETASGGTVFLDEIGEMPLDLQATLLRVLQEKKVTRIGSFKPIPIDVRIIAATNKNIMDEIAYKGNFRRDLYYRLNVFQLELIPLRERRDDIPELAQDFLEKLNRKYLTKKKFSEEALEILQKHQWPGNVRELGNIVERSYYLSHFQTTIDAHNIDSYIYRPPNENMENRDRKIVIDSAESEKDVILNSLKETGSNVSLVAKRLNMSRTTLYKKLHLYNIEIKR; this is translated from the coding sequence ATGTTTATCAATTCTTTTATTAAATTTATCAATGTCCAAAAGAAACTGAATCTGTTTAAGAATATCTTGGAGAGGGAAACGAATCAAAATACCGAAGGCTTTTTTTTAGTGCATAATCAACAAATCATCTTTTCAAATGTGGTTGCTGATTATTTGCAGAGTAAAAAACCTTCATTAATTAAACTTCTTCTCGAACATTTAGAACACCTTGACAGTACAATGGAAAAACATTTACGCAGGAGAGTAGAAGATGAAGTGTTTGATATTAATCTTCAACATTTCATGGATACAGATCTTATCCACATTAAACCTTTTCACATTAAAAAAGCAGAAAATTCCAAAGAGAATAAAATAATTAAATTTCAAGATATTATTGGCATGAACAGTAAGTTTGTAACCACTATTAATATTGCTAGAACGGCTGCTGAGACAGATGCGAATGTTCTCATCATTGGAGAGAGTGGTACCGGAAAGGAACTATTTGCAAATGCAATTCACAATGAGAGTGAGCGCAGAGAAAATCCGTTTGTGGCTGTTAACTGCGGCGCAATATCAAAGGAGCTGATTTATTCAGAGTTTTTTGGCTATGTTGATGGCGCTTTTACCGGTGCGAAGAAGGGAGGGAAACCAGGTTTATTCGAGACAGCCAGTGGAGGTACCGTATTTTTAGATGAGATTGGAGAAATGCCACTGGATTTGCAAGCGACTTTATTGCGAGTCCTTCAAGAAAAGAAAGTCACACGAATTGGATCCTTTAAACCGATTCCGATTGATGTAAGAATTATTGCTGCAACAAATAAAAATATCATGGATGAAATCGCTTATAAAGGTAATTTTCGTCGAGACCTTTACTATCGTTTAAATGTGTTTCAATTAGAGTTAATTCCCTTAAGGGAAAGACGAGATGATATACCTGAGTTAGCTCAGGATTTTTTGGAGAAATTAAATCGGAAATATCTCACAAAAAAGAAGTTTTCAGAAGAGGCATTGGAAATTCTTCAAAAACATCAATGGCCCGGGAATGTTCGAGAACTAGGCAATATTGTCGAACGAAGTTATTACTTGTCACATTTCCAAACAACCATTGACGCCCACAATATTGATTCCTATATTTATCGACCGCCTAATGAAAATATGGAGAATAGGGATCGAAAAATTGTCATTGATTCTGCAGAATCTGAAAAGGACGTTATACTTAATTCTTTAAAAGAAACAGGTTCCAATGTTAGCCTAGTGGCCAAAAGGTTAAATATGTCTCGAACCACGTTATATAAAAAACTACATTTATACAATATTGAAATTAAGAGATAG
- a CDS encoding transposase family protein: MITRKEKREQEKNVNYFLEFQKICHHFFKGFTNRLRKVKDPRHQSYVTYDSDLLLWMMILKNVCQFTSMRSLSNGLNREECIDNLQKMLATQELHELPHYDTINDFLSRLDPKELENIRIGLIRELLKKRCFEAERIEGKYWGIIIDGTGLFHFNKKHCAHCLKREHTHKKTGETWTDYQHHVLEAKLVVGDMVLSIDSEFIENEHEDVTKQDCERRAFERLSTRLKATFKRLPICILADSLYACESVFQRCEANRWKYMFRFKAGSIPSVAQEFEALKALKYRGQSATTYWVDDIAYQERKLNALEATVQEKEKAHTFLFLTNLPITEKKAEALVAVGRRRWKIENQGFNRQKHVQYAIQHVNSQNHQAMKNHYLLTQIADILMQLYEKGSKLLRTQKKTAKEISSALLEAIRTRRLTEEDMASLVKPMQVRFTG, from the coding sequence ATGATTACACGGAAAGAGAAACGAGAGCAGGAGAAGAACGTCAATTATTTTCTCGAGTTTCAGAAAATATGCCATCATTTCTTTAAAGGATTCACCAACAGGCTCAGAAAGGTCAAAGATCCGAGACATCAGAGTTATGTCACCTATGATTCAGACTTGTTGCTCTGGATGATGATCCTGAAAAATGTCTGTCAGTTCACCAGCATGCGCAGCCTGAGCAACGGACTTAATCGTGAAGAATGTATCGATAACCTGCAAAAGATGCTCGCTACTCAAGAGCTTCATGAACTGCCCCACTATGACACGATCAACGATTTCTTGTCGCGGCTTGATCCGAAGGAGCTGGAAAACATTCGCATCGGTTTAATCCGGGAGCTCCTCAAAAAGCGGTGTTTTGAGGCCGAACGGATCGAGGGGAAGTATTGGGGGATTATCATTGATGGGACCGGGCTTTTCCACTTTAACAAGAAGCATTGTGCACATTGCCTGAAACGCGAACATACCCACAAAAAGACCGGAGAAACCTGGACGGATTACCAGCATCACGTTCTGGAAGCCAAACTGGTCGTTGGGGACATGGTGCTGAGTATCGACTCGGAATTTATAGAGAACGAGCACGAGGACGTGACCAAACAGGACTGTGAACGTCGCGCCTTCGAGCGCCTGAGCACCCGATTGAAAGCGACCTTCAAGCGTCTGCCCATCTGTATCCTGGCGGATAGCCTATATGCGTGTGAATCAGTCTTTCAGCGATGTGAGGCTAACCGCTGGAAATACATGTTTCGCTTCAAAGCAGGCAGTATTCCGAGTGTGGCGCAGGAATTCGAGGCGCTGAAAGCGCTGAAGTATCGGGGACAATCTGCAACGACCTACTGGGTGGATGACATCGCCTACCAGGAAAGAAAACTAAATGCCCTGGAAGCTACGGTTCAGGAAAAAGAAAAAGCGCACACCTTTCTGTTTCTGACCAATCTGCCCATCACGGAGAAAAAGGCAGAGGCGTTGGTAGCAGTTGGGCGAAGGCGCTGGAAGATTGAAAATCAGGGGTTTAATCGACAAAAGCACGTACAGTACGCCATTCAACACGTGAACAGCCAGAATCATCAGGCGATGAAGAATCACTATCTTCTTACACAGATTGCGGATATTTTGATGCAGTTATATGAAAAAGGGTCAAAGCTGCTCCGTACGCAAAAAAAGACGGCAAAAGAAATATCCTCAGCCCTGTTAGAAGCGATTCGGACACGCAGATTAACAGAGGAGGATATGGCTAGCCTGGTGAAACCGATGCAAGTCCGGTTCACCGGTTAA
- a CDS encoding transporter substrate-binding protein, translated as MHSESIRVGILFSLTGCTAITEVGQYRSALLAIQQINQTGGIHDLPIEAFVEDIASDPILAREKARKLIEQDKVQILVGPYTSACRKEVIPVLKQYNILLFYPTLYEGNEQNNWIYYTGALPNQQLQFFIPWIISHLGMSFYLVGSDYIFPRITNQHMHELLKINGGRVNEESYASLGTQNFEQVLSEIEYLKPDVVFSTLVGDSAVSFYQQFYQNGFEQPICSPITAETEITAMHHEYSKNIFSSFPYFNTVKSLSNKTFIQAYEKQYSSKVISSVMQNTYNSIYLLKDAVQRANKLDTDSIRRSLNQSSFDSPQGYIRFDENNHHLWQGSRIGHITERGNFEIVWESDSLIAPTPFMSYAQSNLPIKKSFFNNKFKKRVISDDQLKVRQSRWKDYMPFLYQLPQFYQYQFFLLDPDGILIDKLNNDQVPLSNKGIGMGTNWLSDFKGKNGFGMALACKKTYIMQGEQHDYASLNDSVTAGIPIIHDKNCLGVIGILADLDDFRELSSQLDSLQL; from the coding sequence ATGCATAGCGAGAGTATAAGAGTTGGGATCTTGTTTTCTTTAACAGGTTGTACAGCGATTACCGAGGTGGGACAATATCGGTCAGCCCTTCTAGCTATTCAGCAAATTAATCAAACCGGTGGAATTCATGATCTTCCGATTGAAGCTTTTGTAGAAGACATTGCTTCTGATCCAATTCTTGCTAGAGAAAAGGCTAGAAAATTGATTGAACAAGACAAAGTTCAAATTCTTGTTGGGCCTTATACTTCTGCATGCAGAAAGGAAGTCATTCCTGTTCTAAAACAATACAATATTCTTCTGTTTTATCCAACTCTATATGAAGGAAACGAACAAAATAACTGGATTTATTACACTGGTGCTCTTCCCAATCAGCAATTGCAATTTTTTATTCCTTGGATTATCTCTCATTTGGGGATGTCATTCTATCTTGTAGGATCAGACTATATCTTTCCAAGAATTACAAATCAGCATATGCATGAGTTGTTAAAAATAAATGGTGGTAGAGTGAACGAAGAATCGTATGCTTCATTAGGAACACAGAATTTTGAACAAGTATTAAGTGAAATCGAGTATTTAAAACCGGATGTTGTATTTTCGACACTAGTTGGGGACAGTGCTGTATCGTTCTATCAACAGTTTTATCAGAATGGTTTTGAACAGCCCATTTGTAGTCCGATTACAGCGGAAACGGAAATCACTGCCATGCATCATGAGTATAGCAAAAATATTTTTTCTTCTTTTCCCTATTTCAATACAGTGAAATCGCTGTCTAATAAGACATTTATTCAAGCCTATGAAAAACAATACAGCTCCAAAGTTATCAGTTCGGTGATGCAAAATACGTATAATAGTATCTATCTATTAAAGGACGCTGTGCAAAGAGCCAACAAATTAGATACAGATTCAATTAGAAGATCTTTAAACCAGTCGAGTTTCGATTCGCCTCAGGGTTATATTCGGTTTGACGAAAATAATCACCATCTTTGGCAAGGTTCAAGAATAGGGCATATCACTGAAAGAGGCAATTTTGAAATCGTTTGGGAATCCGATTCCCTTATTGCTCCCACACCGTTCATGTCCTATGCGCAGTCGAATCTCCCTATCAAAAAATCTTTCTTTAACAATAAATTTAAAAAGCGAGTGATATCAGATGATCAATTGAAAGTACGGCAGAGTCGATGGAAGGATTATATGCCTTTTTTATATCAGCTTCCTCAATTTTACCAATATCAATTTTTTCTTTTGGATCCAGACGGTATATTAATCGATAAGCTGAATAATGATCAAGTCCCTTTGAGTAACAAGGGAATAGGAATGGGAACGAATTGGTTATCTGATTTCAAGGGAAAAAATGGGTTTGGAATGGCGCTAGCGTGTAAAAAAACTTACATTATGCAGGGGGAACAGCATGACTATGCATCATTAAATGATTCGGTTACTGCAGGAATTCCCATCATACATGATAAAAACTGTTTAGGTGTTATAGGGATATTAGCAGATTTAGATGACTTTAGAGAATTGTCAAGTCAACTTGATTCGCTTCAGCTCTGA
- a CDS encoding aliphatic amidase gives MPVGTISSSRDTVGIAVVNYRVPVLESKEEVLANCHRIADFVEGTKLGYPGLDLIVFPEYSTQGFHPTKWRDLCTTVPGPETDIFCEACRKNKVWGVFSITGEINPVGNPFNCFILIDDKGEIKLNYHKINPWVPKEPWYPGDETMVIKGPKGLMIGANVCYDSNMPEIVRDTVMKGAELVVRIQGYMYPSKEQQIKVASVRAWENNVYFVVANMAGRDKVYSYFGHSNIINFDGTTLAECGTTPDEVTYSELSISAIRNARKNWTAENQIFNLTHRGYTAVKNGVAESPYTFYKTWAEDPEKAKTICESLTRNTPGQPVEELSDNTLLNR, from the coding sequence ATGCCAGTTGGTACTATTTCTAGTTCAAGGGATACTGTTGGTATTGCTGTGGTGAATTATCGCGTACCGGTTCTAGAGTCAAAGGAGGAAGTCTTAGCAAATTGTCATCGGATTGCAGATTTTGTTGAAGGCACAAAGTTAGGTTACCCTGGATTGGATTTAATTGTATTCCCTGAATACTCCACACAAGGTTTCCACCCTACTAAATGGAGAGACCTCTGCACCACTGTTCCTGGACCCGAAACCGATATTTTTTGTGAAGCTTGTCGGAAGAATAAGGTTTGGGGTGTTTTCTCAATCACCGGAGAAATAAATCCTGTCGGTAATCCATTTAATTGTTTTATTCTTATTGATGATAAAGGAGAAATCAAGCTCAATTATCATAAAATTAATCCTTGGGTCCCAAAAGAACCATGGTATCCTGGCGATGAAACGATGGTCATTAAGGGGCCAAAAGGGCTAATGATCGGCGCAAATGTCTGCTACGATTCCAACATGCCGGAAATTGTGCGTGACACAGTTATGAAAGGTGCGGAACTCGTTGTTCGAATCCAGGGCTATATGTATCCTTCAAAGGAACAGCAAATAAAAGTAGCCAGTGTTCGTGCTTGGGAAAATAATGTTTACTTCGTTGTTGCTAATATGGCTGGCCGTGATAAAGTGTATTCTTATTTCGGTCATTCTAACATTATTAATTTTGATGGCACGACATTAGCAGAATGTGGCACAACACCTGATGAGGTAACTTATTCCGAACTGTCCATTTCTGCCATCCGCAATGCGAGAAAAAATTGGACTGCAGAAAATCAAATCTTTAATTTAACACACAGGGGCTATACTGCCGTTAAAAACGGTGTCGCAGAAAGTCCTTATACCTTTTATAAAACCTGGGCTGAAGATCCAGAAAAAGCCAAAACGATTTGCGAATCTTTGACACGCAATACACCTGGACAACCTGTTGAAGAATTATCTGATAATACGCTGCTAAATAGATAA